A region of Takifugu rubripes chromosome 6, fTakRub1.2, whole genome shotgun sequence DNA encodes the following proteins:
- the sardh gene encoding sarcosine dehydrogenase, mitochondrial: MAFLGRAARRLAAAVRPPSSASARIVARSYSSEHTKEKNVPYEKTLKQDGGSSGPTKPLPRAADVVVIGGGSLGCQTVYHLAKMGLTNVVLLERDRLTAGTTWHTAGLLWQLRPSDVEVELLAHTRNVVSKDLEEETGLHTGWIQNGGLFIASNKQRLDEYKRLMSLGKVYGIESHVLSPAETKDLYPLMNVDDLYGTLYVPKDGTMDPAGTCTTLSRAASARGAKVIENCPVTGVQVRTDDLGVKRVKAVETPHGTIETPCVVNCAGVWAPKLGQMAGVRVPLVAMHHAYVVTERIEGIQNMPNVRDHDASVYLRLQGDALSVGGYEQNPIFWDEVSDKFAFSLFDLDWDVFMQHIEGAVNRVPVLEQTGIKSTVCGPESFTADHKPLMGEAPEVRGFFLGCGFNSAGMMLGGGCGRELAHWIIHGRPEKDMYGYDIRRFHNSLTDNQRWIRERSHESYAKNYSVVFPFDEPLASRNMRRDPFHQVLTDQGCVFQERHGWERPGWFHKDGAAPVKDYDYYGAYETKKHVNYKYNELLGREYTFDFPPHHDVIKSECLSCRHGVAVFDMSYFGKFYLTGPDARKAADWLFTADVNKKPGSTVYTCMLNKSGGAEADLTVSRLEPGAADLPLAPPSDGDAYYLAIGGGVAEHNWNHIRTVLQDQGFRCRLADHSEDMGMISIQGPKSREVLQEVLDTDLSNEAFPFSTHKVVQAAGHQVRAMRLSFVGELGWELHIPKNSCLPVYRAVMAAGAKHGIIDSGYRAIDSLSIEKGYRHWHADLRPDDTPLEAGLGFTCKLKSSIPFQGRDRLEKQKQDGLKRRIVCFTIDEKVPMFGLEAIFRNGVPVGHLRRADYGFFIDKTIGYGYIRNPEGGVVSAEFIKSGEFSLERMGVTYKAKAHLKTPFDPENKRVKGIYA, encoded by the exons ATGGCCTTCCTGGGAAGAGCAGCTCGGCGGCTGGCGGCGGCGGTCAGacctccctcctctgcctcgGCCCGGATTGTCGCTCGCTCCTACAGCTCCGAGCACACCAAGGAGAAGAACGTCCCCTATGAGAAGACCCTCAAACAGGATGGAGGATCCTCGGGCCCCACCAAACCTCTGCCCCG GGCTGCAGATGTGGTCGTGATCGGAGGAGGCAGCCTGGGCTGTCAGACCGTCTACCATCTGGCTAAAATGGGCCTGACCAACGTGGTTCTACTGGAGAGAGACCGGCTGACGGCCGGCACCACGTGGCACACCGCAG GCCTCCTCTGGCAGCTCCGGCCCAGCGATGTGGAGGTGGAACTGCTGGCCCACACCAGGAACGTGGTCAGcaaggacctggaggaggagacgggtCTCCACACAGGCTGGATTCAAAACGGGGGACTTTTCATTGCCTCCAACAAGCAGAGGTTGGACGAGTACAAGCGCCTGATGTCG CTGGGCAAAGTTTACGGCATCGAGTCCCACGTCCTGTCCCCTGCTGAGACCAAGGACCTGTATCCGCTGATGAATGTGGACGACCTGTACGGAACCCTGTACGTCCCCAAAGACGGCACCATGGACCCAGCGGGGACCTGCACCACCCTGAGCCGGGCCGCCTCGGCCAGGGGGGCCAAG GTGATCGAGAACTGTCCCGTGACGGGCGTCCAGGTGAGGACGGACGACCTGGGTGTGAAGAGGGTGAAGGCCGTGGAGACCCCTCACGGAACCATTGAGACGCCCTGCGTGGTCAACTGTGCAG GCGTTTGGGCTCCCAAGCTGGGGCAGATGGCCGGTGTGAGGGTGCCCCTCGTCGCCATGCATCACGCCTACGTGGTGACGGAGAGAATCGAGGGAATCCAG AACATGCCCAACGTCAGGGACCATGATGCATCAGTGTACCTGCGTCTCCAAGGCGACGCCCTGTCCGTGGGAGGCTACGAGCAGAACCCCATCTTCTGGGACGAG gTTTCTGATAAATTTGCCTTCAGCCTCTTCGACCTGGACTGGGACGTGTTCATGCAGCACATCGAGGGCGCCGTCAACAGAGTTCCAGTCCTGGAGCAGACGGGCATCAAGTCAACCGTCTGTGgaccag AATCCTTCACCGCTGATCACAAACCTCTGATGGGAGAAGCTCCAGAGgttcgaggtttcttcctgggcTGCGGCTTCAACAGTGCTG GTATGATGTTGGGAGGAGGCTGCGGCAGAGAGCTGGCTCACTGGATCATCCACGGTCGCCCTGAGAAGGACATGTACGGCTACGACATCAG GCGCTTCCATAACTCGCTGACGGACAACCAGCGCTGGATCAGAGAGCGAAGCCACGAATCCTATGCCAAGAACTACTCCGTGGTGTTTCCCTTCGACGAGCCGCTGGCGAGCCGGAACATGAGGAGGGATCCGTTCCATCAG gtgctgACGGATCAGGGCTGCGTGTTCCAGGAGAGACACGGCTGGGAACGACCTGGCTGGTTCCACAAAGACGGGGCCGCTCCT GTGAAAGATTACGATTATTACGGCGCCTACGAGACGAAGAAGCACGTCAACTACAAATACAACGAGCTGCTGGGTCGAGAGTACACCTTCGACTTCCCGCCGCACCACGACGTG atTAAGAGCGAGTGCCTCTCATGCCGCCACGGCGTGGCCGTGTTTGACATGTCCTACTTTGGGAAGTTCTACCTCACCGGACCGGATGCCAGGaaggcagctgattggctgttcaCCGCTGATGTCAACAAGAAGCCAG GTTCCACCGTCTATACCTGCATGCTGAATAAGAGCGGGGGGGCGGAGGCCGACCTGACGGTCAGCAggctggagcctggagctgccGACCTGCCGCTGGCGCCACCGTCCGACG GTGATGCGTACTACCTGGCCATCGGGGGCGGCGTGGCGGAGCACAACTGGAACCACATCAGGACGGTTCTTCAGGACCAGGGCTTCCGCTGCCGGCTGGCGGACCACTCCGAGGACATGGGGATGATCAGCATCCAGGGACCCAAGAG TCGAGAAGTTCTGCAGGAGGTTCTGGACACAGACCTGAGTAATGAAGCGTTCCCTTTCTCCACGCACAAAGTTGTTCAAGCTGCGGGTCatcag GTGAGGGCCATGCGCCTGTCCTTTGTCGGCGAGCTCGGCTGGGAGCTGCACATTCCCAAAAATTCCTGCCTCCCAGTCTACCGTGCCGTCATGGCCGCCGGCGCCAAGCACGGCATCATCGACTCGGGCTACAGAGCCATCGACTCGCTCAGCATCGAGAAAG GCTACAGGCATTGGCACGCTGACCTCCGACCTGACGACACCCCACTGGAGGCGGGGCTAGGCTTCACCTGCAAACTGAAGAGTTCCATCCCCTTCCAGGGCCGCGACAGGCTGGAGAAACAGAAGCAGGATGGGCTAAAGAGACGCATCGTCTGCTTCACCATCGACGA AAAAGTACCCATGTTTGGACTGGAGGCCATTTTCCGGAACGGCGTTCCCGTCGGCCACCTCCGACGAGCCGATTATGGCTTCTTCATCGACAAAACCATCGGCTATGGATATATCCGCAACCCCGAAGGAGGAGTG gtgagCGCCGAGTTCATAAAGAGTGGCGAGTTCAGCCTGGAGAGGATGGGAGTGACGTACAAGGCCAAAGCCCACCTGAAGACGCCCTTTGACCCCGAGAACaagcgtgtgaaaggtatctaCGCCTGA